From one Montipora capricornis isolate CH-2021 chromosome 10, ASM3666992v2, whole genome shotgun sequence genomic stretch:
- the LOC138020392 gene encoding uncharacterized protein translates to MQSMGNYHIFSLALFPRYETIGCFQDGPHRAIPPLEGQDPMLNGFYTERQNATEKCYQAAKTRNFSVFAVQDGGWCASSATAYKTFDKYGRSAACGSDGEGGPWANQVYYITGYKVVGCHVDSITSSFSSLEDMDSILDGSYTSRKNPIAKCAVATMRESFNMFAFQDGGRCASSATASLTQFDMNEKSNVCLPDREGGSWASQVYSLEI, encoded by the exons ATGCAATCGATGGGAAATTACCATATTTTTTctttagcactttttcctcgtTATGAGACAATCGGTTGCTTCCAAGACGGACCTCACCGGGCCATACCACCATTGGAAGGGCAGGATCCAATGTTGAATGGATTTTATACAGAAAGGCAAAATGCAACCGAAAAATGCTACCAAGCAGCAAAAACACGAAATTTCAGCGTCTTTGCAGTTCAGGATGGAGGATGGTGCGCATCCAGTGCTACAGCGTACAAGACCTTTGACAAATACGGAAGATCTGCAGCCTGTGGGTCTGACGGTGAAGGAGGGCCGTGGGCCAATCAGGTATACTATATCACAG GTTATAAAGTCGTTGGATGCCACGTGGATTCCATAACTTCATCATTCTCCTCCTTGGAAGACATGGATTCCATTTTAGATGGCTCTTATACCTCGCGGAAGAATCCCATTGCTAAGTGCGCTGTAGCTACAATGCGAGAGAGCTTCAACATGTTTGCCTTTCAAGATGGAGGACGGTGTGCATCAAGTGCTACAGCATCACTGACGCAGTTTGACATGAATGAAAAATCGAATGTTTGTCTGCCCGACCGCGAAGGCGGATCTTGGGCCAGTCAAGTGTATTCTTtggaaatataa